A window of the Desulfobacula toluolica Tol2 genome harbors these coding sequences:
- a CDS encoding acyl-CoA dehydratase activase, producing MLAFGIDLGYAAIKTAVVNARNQVVHTCYTLHRGDIMGVLAIHLEKIKEAFSVQDLKFGAVTGSGKRILKDRVDSVNEVTALVEASRSLSTGSRSVVEIGAQTAKYITGLKEEDNKGIKIAMNANCSAGTGSFLEEQISRLNLNLEEYSAYTEKARSVPRIAGRCSVFAKTDIIHHQQGGVPVADILQGLAYAVVRNFRVSVMKQLPMECPILFTGGVANNRSIVRAFREELNLKETDLIIPEHFSAMGAIGAAVTARKEKLEARFQYLLESLSSSKRHTLPGRTNDGISLPPLVSYGLNDARGMHDISSAFKPDQALYLGIDVGSTSTNLVLINPENEVVDFQYLRTKGDPVAAVNQGLNAFKNTFDPKMNIKGTGVTGSGRYLIGKMMGTDIIKDEITAQAKAAVNLNPEVDTIFEIGGQDSKFIRLKEGRVKDFQMNKVCAAGTGSFIEEQAKRFDIPVEDFGPTALNANHPVDLGERCTVFIETTVAAHLSREVSRTDLAAGLCYSVVKNYLNRVVGQKKIGNNILFQGGLAHNQGVINAFRAVLGKQIRIPRFFSVTGAMGAALLARESVEGTETGLRPQKPASKLPTAPPGKNRFSREIQEIVFQGYAPSHDPLKKTVGMPRALFTFGMFSMFHTFFKALGFNVVLSEPSTKETIALAQEHAQDETCFPVKLVNGHIAQLIRQKVDYIFFPDLYTVFHPNSESRQNYGCAYMQIAFKMANHAMDLEKTGITLLAPTIAFHLGKEFMSQSFTGLGSRLERGKNETMKALGAAMKAMQDCENRLILHREKVLETMAPDEKVFVLISKIYGVADPILNLGIPDRLSGMGYKVIPFFDLPEGNIFREHPNMYWPFAQHILDPAYLIRTHPNLYAILLTHHGCGPDSVVSHFFSEIMSPKPFLNIEVDEHSSTVGVITRLEAFLNSISHIPAQTVGPMADYALAPSHSCINIRPDIQSLPQDMRLHLPNLSPYSQIFKEILTRQGICAKVMDPAGENSLNRGKRHTTSNEYYSLTALLGDVLETLDREANPERAAFFIPQTEGAEVDGQYSRFVRTRLDGAGYEEAVLVSPFIEDAVSENPEELDRLFTGLLAGDLIQLAPAGSRNSHLASLLDLMRTGEVGLKDLTSLAETIGKELKVKAYKKQIFVTGDPLLLFNDFLTGHHFSRLESMGYRLLYSPMSEYMLMLWKDWIEQNGKEKRDMLRERIQNLADRISVIDTALSGIGVFSSGPDRLASLANETLGFYAGANGRYRMAKCLDLGPSIDGIITVSPMYENTGISLNALSRGIPFGKPLLNLTLDGNPNQADRNRIEAFLFYL from the coding sequence ATGCTTGCATTTGGAATAGATTTGGGATATGCGGCGATAAAAACAGCCGTTGTTAATGCCCGGAACCAGGTCGTCCATACCTGCTACACCCTGCACAGGGGTGATATAATGGGCGTACTTGCCATTCATCTGGAAAAAATAAAAGAGGCCTTTTCTGTTCAGGACTTAAAGTTTGGCGCTGTTACGGGCAGCGGCAAAAGAATTCTGAAAGATCGGGTCGATAGTGTCAACGAGGTGACCGCCCTTGTGGAGGCGTCCAGAAGTCTTAGCACAGGTTCTCGGTCTGTGGTGGAGATCGGGGCCCAGACCGCCAAATATATTACCGGGTTGAAGGAAGAGGATAATAAAGGCATCAAAATAGCCATGAATGCCAACTGCTCCGCAGGCACGGGATCATTCCTGGAGGAACAGATTTCACGACTTAACCTTAACCTGGAAGAGTATTCCGCCTATACGGAGAAGGCCAGGTCCGTCCCCAGAATCGCCGGGCGGTGCAGCGTCTTTGCCAAAACCGATATCATCCACCACCAACAGGGCGGGGTGCCCGTGGCAGATATTCTCCAGGGCCTGGCCTATGCCGTGGTCAGGAATTTCAGGGTCAGCGTCATGAAACAGCTGCCCATGGAATGCCCCATCCTATTTACCGGTGGAGTCGCCAATAACCGTTCCATTGTCAGGGCTTTCAGGGAGGAGCTTAACCTTAAGGAAACGGATCTGATCATTCCCGAACATTTCAGCGCCATGGGCGCAATCGGCGCAGCCGTGACTGCCCGCAAGGAAAAACTGGAAGCCCGGTTTCAGTATCTTTTGGAGAGCCTCTCATCAAGTAAGCGTCACACCTTGCCCGGCCGGACAAATGACGGCATCAGCCTACCTCCCCTGGTCTCCTACGGACTTAACGACGCCAGGGGTATGCACGATATCTCCAGTGCATTCAAACCGGACCAGGCCCTTTACCTGGGCATTGATGTGGGCTCCACCAGTACTAACCTGGTACTGATTAACCCGGAAAATGAGGTAGTGGACTTTCAATACCTCAGGACCAAGGGAGACCCGGTTGCCGCGGTAAATCAGGGCCTTAATGCCTTTAAAAATACTTTTGACCCCAAAATGAACATCAAAGGCACAGGAGTGACCGGGTCCGGCCGCTACCTGATCGGCAAAATGATGGGCACCGATATCATCAAGGATGAAATCACGGCCCAGGCAAAAGCAGCTGTAAACCTTAACCCGGAAGTGGACACCATATTTGAAATCGGGGGGCAGGACTCGAAATTCATCCGCTTAAAAGAGGGCCGGGTGAAGGATTTCCAGATGAACAAGGTCTGTGCAGCCGGTACCGGTTCGTTCATTGAGGAACAGGCCAAGCGGTTTGACATCCCTGTTGAGGATTTCGGGCCCACGGCCCTGAATGCCAACCACCCAGTGGACCTGGGAGAGCGGTGTACCGTGTTCATCGAAACCACCGTGGCTGCCCACCTGAGCCGGGAGGTGTCCAGAACAGACCTGGCTGCCGGTCTGTGCTACTCAGTGGTGAAAAACTATCTCAACCGGGTGGTGGGGCAAAAAAAAATTGGAAACAATATCCTGTTCCAGGGGGGACTGGCCCATAACCAGGGGGTGATCAACGCCTTCAGGGCCGTTCTGGGAAAACAAATTCGAATACCCCGCTTTTTCAGTGTGACCGGCGCCATGGGTGCGGCCCTCCTGGCCAGGGAATCTGTGGAAGGGACTGAAACAGGGCTTCGGCCCCAAAAGCCCGCAAGCAAGCTTCCCACAGCCCCCCCGGGGAAAAACCGGTTCAGCCGTGAAATCCAGGAGATAGTTTTCCAAGGGTATGCCCCTTCCCATGATCCATTAAAGAAAACCGTGGGCATGCCAAGGGCCCTGTTCACATTCGGCATGTTTTCCATGTTCCACACTTTTTTTAAAGCCCTCGGGTTCAATGTTGTCCTGTCTGAGCCTTCGACCAAAGAGACCATTGCCCTGGCCCAGGAACACGCCCAGGATGAAACCTGCTTTCCCGTAAAACTTGTCAACGGCCACATTGCCCAGCTGATAAGGCAGAAGGTGGATTATATCTTCTTTCCAGACCTGTACACGGTTTTCCATCCAAATTCAGAATCCCGACAAAACTACGGATGTGCCTATATGCAGATAGCCTTTAAAATGGCGAACCATGCCATGGACCTGGAAAAAACCGGCATCACCCTGCTTGCTCCCACCATTGCCTTTCACCTGGGCAAGGAATTTATGTCCCAAAGCTTTACCGGCCTGGGCAGCCGGCTCGAACGGGGTAAGAATGAAACAATGAAGGCCCTGGGCGCTGCCATGAAGGCTATGCAGGACTGTGAAAACCGGCTGATTCTTCACCGTGAAAAGGTACTTGAAACCATGGCCCCGGATGAAAAGGTCTTTGTCCTGATATCAAAAATCTACGGTGTGGCCGATCCTATACTCAATCTGGGGATTCCCGACCGGCTGTCCGGGATGGGATATAAAGTCATCCCGTTTTTCGACCTGCCTGAAGGCAATATCTTCCGGGAGCATCCCAATATGTACTGGCCATTTGCCCAGCATATCCTGGACCCGGCATATCTGATCCGTACCCATCCCAACCTCTACGCCATTCTTCTGACCCACCACGGCTGCGGCCCAGATTCCGTGGTCTCCCATTTTTTCAGCGAAATCATGTCTCCCAAGCCCTTTTTGAACATTGAGGTGGATGAACATTCCTCCACCGTGGGCGTCATAACCCGGCTGGAGGCCTTTTTGAACAGTATTTCCCATATCCCGGCCCAAACGGTCGGCCCCATGGCAGACTATGCTTTGGCCCCGTCCCATTCTTGTATAAATATACGCCCGGACATCCAAAGCTTGCCCCAGGACATGCGGCTCCACCTGCCCAACCTTTCCCCTTATTCACAAATATTCAAGGAGATCCTGACCCGGCAGGGGATTTGTGCAAAGGTGATGGACCCGGCCGGGGAGAATTCCCTCAACCGTGGCAAGCGCCATACCACCTCCAACGAGTACTATTCCCTCACCGCCCTTTTAGGGGATGTCCTGGAAACCCTGGACAGGGAAGCAAACCCGGAAAGGGCCGCCTTTTTCATCCCCCAGACCGAAGGGGCCGAGGTGGACGGGCAATACAGCCGCTTTGTCCGGACCCGGCTGGACGGGGCAGGGTATGAGGAAGCCGTCCTTGTCTCCCCCTTTATTGAGGATGCCGTATCAGAAAATCCCGAAGAACTTGACCGGCTCTTTACAGGGCTTCTGGCCGGGGACCTTATCCAACTGGCCCCGGCCGGATCCCGCAATTCCCACCTGGCATCCCTTTTGGATCTGATGCGAACAGGGGAAGTCGGCCTGAAGGATCTTACATCCCTGGCCGAAACCATCGGCAAAGAATTAAAGGTTAAGGCGTATAAAAAACAGATATTTGTGACAGGTGATCCCTTGTTGCTGTTCAACGATTTTCTGACGGGCCACCATTTCTCCAGGCTTGAATCTATGGGATACAGGTTGCTTTATTCTCCCATGAGCGAATACATGCTCATGCTATGGAAGGACTGGATTGAGCAGAACGGCAAAGAAAAAAGAGATATGCTGCGGGAACGGATCCAGAATTTGGCCGACAGGATAAGCGTAATAGACACAGCCCTTTCAGGAATCGGTGTTTTTTCATCCGGCCCGGATCGCTTAGCCTCCCTTGCCAATGAAACCCTGGGGTTCTACGCCGGGGCCAACGGTCGGTACAGGATGGCCAAATGCCTGGACCTTGGCCCGTCCATTGACGGAATCATCACAGTATCACCCATGTACGAGAATACGGGAATTTCCCTGAACGCCTTAAGCCGGGGCATCCCTTTTGGAAAGCCCCTGCTCAACCTGACCCTTGACGGCAACCCAAACCAGGCGGACAGAAACCGGATTGAGGCATTTCTATTCTATCTCTAA
- a CDS encoding class I SAM-dependent methyltransferase, with amino-acid sequence MIYETKKNGRHTSGHRGQGPSSFWMQSHEPLFDALGISPGQHILDLGCGAGDYTLEAARRTGTVGCITALDYWPPIVDALEKAAGAAGLPQVRVLKADITNPPLPVRNNAIDLCMVFTVLHIFDLSRYKEAIFGEMARVIRPGGCLAVLECKKEEWSFGPPVHMRLAPEEIETFIRGWGFKKRDYRDFGYNYLLSFTLDA; translated from the coding sequence ATGATATATGAAACGAAAAAAAATGGCCGACACACTTCCGGGCACAGGGGCCAGGGACCGAGCAGTTTCTGGATGCAGAGCCACGAACCTTTGTTTGATGCCCTGGGCATCTCACCGGGACAGCATATTCTGGATCTGGGTTGTGGGGCTGGTGACTATACCCTGGAGGCAGCCCGCCGGACAGGGACTGTCGGCTGCATCACCGCACTGGACTACTGGCCCCCCATTGTGGATGCCTTAGAAAAGGCGGCCGGGGCCGCAGGTCTTCCCCAGGTCCGTGTCCTGAAGGCCGATATCACTAACCCTCCCTTACCGGTCCGGAATAATGCCATAGATCTTTGCATGGTGTTCACGGTGCTGCACATCTTTGACTTGAGCCGTTATAAAGAAGCTATATTCGGGGAAATGGCCCGGGTGATCAGGCCCGGGGGATGCCTGGCCGTGCTGGAATGCAAAAAAGAGGAGTGGTCCTTTGGCCCACCGGTCCACATGCGCCTAGCCCCGGAAGAGATTGAGACCTTCATCAGGGGATGGGGTTTTAAAAAAAGGGATTACAGGGATTTCGGGTACAACTATCTGCTTAGCTTTACCCTTGACGCCTAA
- a CDS encoding helix-turn-helix transcriptional regulator produces MQEKKSPRLFYFKPFPGSDGSSPNESVSWGHREVCIRPGLWMSLINFTPSSQVCLEYEKQFPVIDFGFVISGNIQKQSQGPDSYPDELQVRSGISGVRLENRQSGSFVVPAQQEHQILHLHMTLPFFRKVLKDESQVLPKGLRAVLKGDMHVEFTSTRPMTPDIQSVVYQVLNTSSNAYPWSLYLEGKSLELLSLHLAALSIDLRKSKGGMLNRSEKERIKTARSILIKDLQFPPVLHDLAAMAGLSVAKLQAGFKQAYGMSVFDYFREYRMQKARQLLTETETNVSETAWQVGYVNVSHFSAAFKKRFGILPKHYLKMHLV; encoded by the coding sequence ATGCAAGAGAAAAAAAGCCCCAGGCTGTTTTACTTTAAACCTTTCCCTGGTTCGGACGGAAGCTCCCCTAATGAATCTGTATCGTGGGGGCACAGGGAGGTCTGTATCCGGCCGGGCCTGTGGATGAGTCTGATTAATTTCACCCCATCCAGTCAGGTCTGCCTTGAATACGAGAAACAATTCCCGGTCATTGATTTCGGATTCGTGATTTCCGGAAATATTCAAAAACAGAGCCAGGGACCGGATTCATACCCTGACGAGCTACAGGTCAGAAGCGGCATCAGCGGTGTTCGTCTGGAAAACAGGCAGTCCGGCTCATTTGTCGTTCCCGCCCAGCAGGAGCATCAGATTCTTCATCTTCACATGACCCTGCCTTTTTTTAGAAAAGTGCTAAAAGATGAATCCCAGGTACTGCCAAAAGGCCTGCGGGCCGTATTAAAGGGGGATATGCATGTCGAATTTACAAGCACAAGGCCCATGACTCCGGATATTCAGTCCGTCGTGTACCAAGTGTTGAACACCTCAAGCAACGCCTATCCATGGTCACTTTACCTGGAGGGCAAAAGCCTGGAACTGCTTTCCCTGCACCTGGCGGCATTAAGCATTGATCTCCGGAAGTCAAAGGGTGGCATGCTCAACAGGAGTGAAAAAGAGCGGATCAAAACTGCCAGGTCCATCCTGATCAAGGATCTGCAGTTTCCGCCAGTCCTCCATGACCTGGCAGCCATGGCCGGTCTGAGCGTGGCCAAGCTTCAGGCCGGGTTCAAGCAGGCGTACGGGATGAGCGTGTTTGATTATTTCAGGGAGTACCGGATGCAGAAGGCAAGACAGCTTTTGACGGAGACGGAGACCAACGTAAGCGAAACCGCCTGGCAGGTGGGATATGTCAATGTCAGCCATTTCAGTGCAGCCTTTAAAAAACGCTTCGGCATTCTGCCCAAGCATTATCTGAAAATGCACCTGGTATAG
- a CDS encoding IS110 family RNA-guided transposase, giving the protein MWTLGIDIAKRKHVAALLDDNGKKVFKNFSFTNTLEEVNRLLDRINQVGFSIENLLIGMEATGHYWMILYHFLSNAGFQVRLINPLMTSARRNAGIRGTKTDSVDAELIANILREADPKFSAVPDDEVRQLRNLTRLRYECSQTFVAEKQRLIGLLDLVFPEYSEHFSDIFGAASRQLLAQYSTAEDIKKIDIRKLTRILKEASKGHMGREHAKRLKSAAKNSFSLSASNLSFALEIKFLVQRMNILLHQIEELEKQAKKYMKKNQKLLQTIPGIGPVWAPTILAEVLPVFHPEEKNGARKLVAAAGLDVRLNESGQYKGKGKMSKRGSRYLRTAAIQAAEVAALVAKDPMFRTVYEKQKAKGKKHLVAISHVANKLLHVVFSVLKNQKPYEVRLIH; this is encoded by the coding sequence ATGTGGACACTTGGAATTGATATTGCAAAACGAAAACATGTTGCGGCGCTTTTGGATGACAATGGTAAAAAAGTATTTAAAAATTTCTCTTTTACCAATACCCTGGAAGAAGTGAACCGGCTCTTGGATCGGATCAACCAAGTTGGCTTTTCCATAGAAAATCTGCTTATTGGCATGGAAGCCACCGGTCATTACTGGATGATACTTTACCATTTTCTTTCCAATGCCGGATTCCAGGTCCGTTTGATCAATCCTTTGATGACTTCGGCAAGGCGTAATGCAGGTATCAGAGGAACTAAAACGGATTCTGTAGATGCCGAACTTATTGCCAATATCTTGAGAGAAGCTGATCCAAAATTTTCTGCTGTTCCAGATGATGAAGTCCGCCAGTTGCGTAATCTGACTCGTTTGCGCTATGAATGCAGTCAAACATTTGTTGCGGAAAAACAACGCCTTATTGGCCTGTTGGACCTTGTTTTCCCAGAATACAGCGAGCATTTTTCTGACATTTTCGGTGCTGCCAGCAGACAGTTGCTTGCCCAGTACTCTACGGCTGAAGATATTAAAAAAATTGATATCAGAAAGCTTACCCGAATTCTTAAAGAAGCCAGCAAAGGCCATATGGGACGAGAACACGCCAAACGGCTTAAAAGTGCTGCAAAAAACTCCTTCTCTTTGTCTGCCTCCAATTTGTCTTTTGCCCTTGAAATTAAATTCCTTGTTCAAAGAATGAATATTCTGTTGCATCAAATTGAAGAACTTGAAAAACAGGCTAAAAAATATATGAAAAAGAATCAAAAACTGTTGCAAACCATACCTGGTATCGGACCGGTTTGGGCTCCTACCATCCTGGCAGAGGTACTTCCGGTTTTTCATCCAGAAGAAAAAAACGGGGCCCGAAAATTGGTTGCAGCTGCCGGGCTTGACGTTCGTCTCAATGAAAGCGGACAGTACAAAGGCAAAGGCAAAATGTCTAAGCGGGGTAGTCGTTATCTGCGCACAGCTGCTATCCAGGCTGCCGAAGTTGCAGCCTTGGTGGCAAAGGACCCCATGTTTAGAACTGTCTACGAAAAACAGAAGGCTAAGGGGAAAAAGCATCTGGTGGCTATTAGTCATGTCGCCAATAAATTGCTTCATGTTGTTTTTTCCGTACTTAAAAACCAAAAACCATATGAGGTGCGCCTTATTCATTAA
- a CDS encoding FmdE family protein: protein MACSLEKEVIEKTIEFHGHSCPGLAIGLRASELAMEKLDIRNTKEPVCVTETDMCGVDAIQFLTGCSFGKGNLIHKDFGKSAFTFYDRDTQKGFRAVFQDDFARDQDREDRIKRILEADLKDLFLTEDVDVPPVRPARILKSIQCDDCREMTMESRVRMFDGKNLCIPCFHKVEQKI from the coding sequence ATGGCATGTTCATTGGAAAAAGAGGTGATTGAAAAAACAATTGAATTTCATGGCCATAGTTGTCCGGGGCTGGCCATAGGGCTTCGGGCATCCGAACTGGCAATGGAAAAGCTGGATATACGGAATACAAAAGAACCAGTATGCGTCACTGAAACAGATATGTGCGGCGTAGATGCCATCCAGTTTCTGACCGGATGTTCTTTTGGCAAGGGGAATCTGATCCACAAAGATTTTGGAAAATCCGCATTTACATTTTATGACAGGGACACCCAAAAAGGTTTCAGGGCCGTGTTCCAAGATGATTTTGCCAGAGATCAAGACAGGGAAGATCGAATCAAACGGATTTTAGAGGCGGATCTGAAAGATCTTTTTTTGACGGAAGATGTAGATGTTCCACCGGTCAGGCCAGCCCGGATACTGAAAAGCATTCAATGCGATGATTGCAGGGAGATGACAATGGAATCGAGAGTCCGGATGTTTGACGGGAAAAATCTTTGTATTCCTTGTTTTCACAAGGTTGAGCAGAAAATATAA
- the thiC gene encoding phosphomethylpyrimidine synthase ThiC, translating to MKQSYTTQMDAARKGILTPQMKQVLENEAISQTDLMEKVALGHIAIPANRNHLNIAAAGVGQGLKTKINVNLGVSKDVCSFDAEMKKAKMAIEYKADAVMDLSVSGDTEGFRKRLVSEIPVMIGTVPIYDTLTRTGKPTQDITIEDWFETVDIHARNGIDFITIHAGLTRKCATSIRTNPRLCGIVSRGGAILFEWMEKTGNENPFYEHFDRLLDVCEAHDVCISLGDGLRPGAIKDSTDAPQIEELITLGELTKRAWEKNVQVMIEGPGHVPLHEIEMNMKLQKKLCHNAPFYVLGPLVTDIAPGYDHITSAIGGALAAMHGADFLCYVTPAEHLRLPTADDVKEGIMASKIAAHAGDLAKGIKGVEELDHKMSKARGKLDWDGQFDCAIDPEKAREYRKSSQPSGSDKDVCTMCGDFCAVKRVENLL from the coding sequence ATGAAACAATCTTACACAACTCAGATGGATGCTGCAAGAAAAGGAATCCTAACCCCCCAGATGAAACAGGTGCTTGAAAATGAAGCCATTTCACAAACTGATCTCATGGAAAAAGTGGCTTTGGGGCATATTGCCATCCCAGCCAACCGGAACCATCTTAACATTGCGGCAGCAGGTGTTGGACAAGGGCTTAAGACCAAAATAAATGTTAACTTAGGGGTATCCAAGGATGTCTGTTCCTTTGATGCGGAGATGAAAAAGGCAAAAATGGCCATAGAGTACAAGGCGGATGCTGTCATGGATTTAAGCGTGTCCGGCGATACCGAAGGCTTCAGGAAACGTCTGGTCAGCGAAATTCCCGTGATGATCGGTACAGTCCCCATCTATGACACCCTGACCCGTACCGGCAAACCCACGCAGGACATTACCATAGAGGACTGGTTTGAAACCGTTGACATCCATGCCCGAAACGGCATTGATTTTATCACCATCCATGCCGGACTTACCAGAAAATGCGCCACAAGCATCAGGACAAACCCCAGGCTTTGCGGGATTGTCAGCAGGGGCGGAGCCATCTTGTTTGAATGGATGGAAAAAACCGGCAATGAGAACCCCTTTTATGAACATTTTGACCGGCTTCTGGATGTCTGTGAAGCCCATGATGTCTGTATCAGCCTCGGGGACGGACTTCGACCAGGTGCCATTAAGGATTCAACCGATGCTCCCCAGATCGAAGAACTCATCACCCTTGGAGAATTGACCAAACGGGCATGGGAAAAAAATGTCCAGGTCATGATAGAGGGACCGGGTCATGTCCCACTCCATGAGATTGAAATGAATATGAAACTGCAAAAAAAACTGTGCCATAACGCACCTTTTTATGTTTTAGGCCCCCTTGTGACAGATATTGCTCCAGGTTATGATCATATCACCTCTGCCATTGGCGGGGCACTTGCGGCAATGCACGGAGCAGATTTTCTGTGCTACGTCACCCCGGCAGAACATTTGCGGCTGCCCACGGCTGATGATGTAAAAGAAGGAATCATGGCCTCAAAAATTGCAGCCCATGCCGGAGATCTTGCCAAGGGAATAAAGGGCGTTGAAGAGCTGGACCATAAAATGAGCAAGGCCCGGGGAAAACTTGATTGGGACGGTCAGTTTGATTGCGCCATCGACCCTGAAAAGGCCAGGGAGTATCGAAAATCTTCCCAGCCGTCCGGATCTGACAAAGATGTATGCACCATGTGCGGTGATTTTTGTGCTGTAAAACGAGTTGAAAATCTTTTATAA
- the thiE gene encoding thiamine phosphate synthase, whose translation MTETRRLDTNINRSVKGSKQLPHGIYGILGEKFSLGLSNVQVARQMVDAGVDVLQYREKLTEKSLKQMYEECCEIRKITQDAGVPFIINDHADIALMVGADGIHQGQDDLPVKELRNIAPDMMIGCSTHSPEQAKKAIADGADYLGVGPIFATQTKEDVCDAVGFEYLEHVVKTHDIPFVAIGGIKRHNLKDILSRGVKTVCLVTEIIGAPNIKKRIKEIKQILGEIK comes from the coding sequence ATGACTGAAACAAGACGATTGGATACAAATATTAACCGGTCTGTCAAAGGATCAAAACAGCTTCCTCATGGCATCTACGGTATTTTAGGAGAAAAATTTTCCCTTGGACTGAGCAATGTGCAAGTGGCAAGACAGATGGTGGATGCCGGTGTTGATGTGCTTCAGTATCGCGAAAAGCTAACCGAGAAAAGCCTGAAGCAGATGTATGAGGAATGTTGTGAAATCCGGAAAATAACACAGGATGCAGGGGTTCCCTTTATCATCAATGATCATGCCGATATCGCCCTGATGGTGGGGGCTGACGGCATTCACCAGGGACAGGATGATCTGCCCGTAAAAGAGCTTAGAAACATCGCCCCTGACATGATGATCGGGTGTTCCACCCATTCGCCGGAACAGGCAAAAAAAGCCATAGCAGACGGGGCTGATTACCTTGGTGTAGGACCCATATTTGCAACCCAGACCAAGGAGGATGTCTGTGATGCAGTGGGATTTGAGTATCTTGAGCATGTTGTAAAAACCCATGACATTCCCTTTGTGGCCATTGGCGGAATCAAGCGGCATAATTTAAAGGATATCCTGTCAAGGGGTGTAAAAACCGTCTGCCTTGTCACGGAAATCATAGGTGCCCCGAATATCAAAAAAAGAATCAAAGAAATCAAACAGATATTAGGAGAGATAAAATGA
- the thiF gene encoding sulfur carrier protein ThiS adenylyltransferase ThiF encodes MKTGIAGIGGIGSNVARHLAQSGVKEIKIVDFDAVEASNLNRQFYCFSQVGLKKTDCLEKNLKALFPGMGIETVEKKIKPGDAKQIFSDCDIVVEGFDNKILKKMLIEELCGTGKILVSASGIAGDNMENITTRKMGNCHIVGDFMSDQEDHALFAPKVTMIAAVMAGIVLRHIKEKSHD; translated from the coding sequence ATGAAAACAGGAATCGCCGGGATAGGCGGGATTGGATCAAACGTGGCCAGACACCTTGCCCAGTCCGGGGTCAAAGAGATCAAAATTGTTGATTTTGATGCTGTCGAAGCCTCAAATCTGAACCGCCAGTTTTATTGTTTCTCCCAGGTGGGGTTAAAAAAGACCGACTGCCTGGAAAAAAATCTAAAAGCCTTATTCCCGGGTATGGGCATTGAAACGGTTGAAAAAAAAATCAAACCCGGAGATGCAAAGCAAATTTTTTCAGACTGTGACATTGTGGTGGAAGGGTTTGACAACAAAATCTTAAAAAAAATGCTCATTGAAGAATTGTGCGGAACCGGCAAAATATTGGTGTCGGCTTCCGGAATTGCCGGGGATAATATGGAAAATATCACAACCCGGAAAATGGGCAATTGTCATATTGTCGGGGATTTTATGTCGGACCAGGAAGACCATGCGCTTTTTGCACCAAAAGTTACCATGATAGCCGCTGTCATGGCCGGGATTGTGTTAAGGCATATAAAGGAGAAATCACATGACTGA